From the Hemicordylus capensis ecotype Gifberg chromosome 1, rHemCap1.1.pri, whole genome shotgun sequence genome, the window GGCAGTTTGCACTAGCTTCCAGTTAAGGccctggtgcagcagcagctgtggcctGGTGTTGCATACCTTCTCCTATTTATGCCTTCCTTCCTTATGCACATGTGACCCAGTGCCCTAAGCCATGCCcacagatgcaaggggtggggcaagcAGCATCTCCCCACCAGCAGGAGaagcctgctgccgccgctgccacagGAGTTAGCCTGCCCTGCTCAGCTCAAGCAGCTGTAGCGGGGCAGTGGGACAGggtgcagcagtggtggggcagcctGCTTGGGATCTCCTTGgagccccctgaccctctgggcccagggacatttgtccctgcttgtccaatggatgctacacggctgttcatctgaagaggcccaAGCCTCCTGATCACATTAACACCTGCCACCATCAATATAGCATTCACCTCTTTAGATGAACACCACTGTAACCATGATTGGCATACTGCCAGAGTGGGCGATGAGCCAAGATGGTACTTCCAGCATGAGTACTTGAGTTGAGTACAGTGTCTTTTAAGCATGCTTGAATAGGGCTAaattgtctgtctatctatctatctatctatctatctatctatctatctatctatctatctatcatatttttatactgcctgatatgtacatctctagatggagaacacaattaaaaacacaatataaaatagtaaaaacagattaaaattccacaaatcTCCACAATAAAAATTTCATAAACTAAAACAGGCTATTAAAATTAATTACAGTTGAAAGCCTATGGAAACAGGTGCATCTGGAGagtctcctaaaaacaaacagagaaggagatgctcttatttcaacagggagcatattcctatATTTACAGCATACACTTTGCATGTCAATGCTGAAGTTCCGCCCTTGAGCTGAGTGTGTTGCTCATCCAAAGTTTTTAGTGATTATTACCATTTTTCTTGCTACTGTTCTTACAGAAAACTTAGGACACATTAATGAGAAGAAAAGAGACGTTCACTTAAAACAGCAGCAAGGGATTAAAACTGCTTTCAATCATATGTACCTAATGAATGAATTAATCATTTTAAGATTCAAATAATTAAGGGTAACATCTTTAATGTGCTCACAGATACCTGTTTTCAGAGTGTCGGAAAGAAAGATATTCTGCTTTGTATTCAACATTGCAGGGTACTATTCAGATAGGGTTTGATATTCACAGTATAGTTGTAATTCTATATTGTGGGTCTGTTTCCTCACCCATCTAGGTTTTCTGTTTTCTCTGTCTCCATATGGGTCAGAAGAAGGAGGAAAGTGGATCAAAGGTCCACTTAATAGTGGCATCTATATTGCTGCTTACCCTCTTCATGAGGTAGGTATTTTAATAATTCGTTGTTAAAAATTCATTTTCTAGAACTCGCAAGCTTTCCAGGAAAACGCTCAATTCCTCTGCTTTTTAACTGACACTTTGACCTTCTCTGCTGTGCCCTATACATACAAATACTCTCTACAACTGTTTCTATTACTATGAAAATTGCTTAtcatgtatttgatttctatacacaTGTATGTGATGTGGAGGCATTTAGCTGAGCAAAGACAACACCTGTGCAGCcacaggggaagagagaagagggaacAAGAAGAAGATTATGGCTGTGCTAGAAGGCTGGACTTACACAGTAGGTCTAATCCAAAAGCTTCTATCaagtaatacctttattaggtcCAACCAAAGCAAATTAAATCTTGAGTAGCTTTCTCTTGAGTTCTTAATCAACTTGACAGTAAGAAAAGCCAAAAGGGGGAATAGCAATCTGGAATTACTGAAATGGCCTCAAAAGATTTAAATTTTATCTGGAGCCCGAACAGGAGGAGTTCTGAATTTTATCTTAGAGCTAGGAGAGGTTCTGCAGACTCACGCTGAATAGTCTCTCTAGGTTTTTGACAATGATCAAGTCGCACCAGAGTTTCTGGGGTGAAGAACAAACAAATGGCTGTACTGTACCCCAGTATTTAGAAAACATAACATCTAGTCATTTACTGTGTTCCATCTTCATGTTTCAACCTGTTACCTACAATGTAGGACTACAATTCAATATTATAGTGCCCTCTGGTGGCCAATAGCTAGTGTTTCACTGGAGCACATTTTGCATTTCCTTCCTAATCATTTAAAAAGGATCTGTCCCCATAATTGTTTTTGGAATCTGCCTTAAAGAATTGTGATATTAATCCCAATATTTTTAATTGATAATTGGTATTTTTAATTAGCTGTTTGAGAATTCAAAAAAGATTCTATATTCTTGTATTCACAAGATTTTAAATTCATATACTTTATGCTATTGTAGAAGTGCCCGTTAGGTGGGGTTGGAAACCCTCCCCAGATTTAGGTTGAGAGGTGTACGTGCTTCAAGAAGGCCTGCACTCCTAGTCTGATAGCTGGATGTGGCTACTCTCATTCTGTCATATACCACAAAACATAGTGACTGGCTGGAATGACAGGCACTATCCATGGACACAGTTAGAGCTGCCTCGAGACAAGAAGCCTTAAGAATAGTTGTTCCACAGGCTTGATGGGCAGGGCAGCAAAGGAGAGGCAAACATTTCTTAATGATCTCCCTTCCTGCTTGATGCCCTGCCCATGAAGCCTGCAAGGCAACTATTCTGAAGTCTCCCTGCTTGAGTAAGCTATGTCTGCGTTGACAGATCATGACCATGATCTCAACCACTAGCTGATGTAGCACCATTCTGGTTCAACAGATGCAGGTGATTTACCCcaatcttcccttctctctgaagccctgtgaccatcagggacatattttggggtggtgcAGTGGGCTTCAGGGagaagattggcaaaaatcacttcTTCACCGTAGTGCTAGtgttgcattagtctggatgtcagtgatTGAAACAGAATCCGTACTCCTGTTGGCATATTTTCAgggaaaaatggattttgcaaaatatatggggtgtgtgtgtgtgtgtgtgtgtgtgtgtgtgcctgttttGTTTCTTCCTTTATTGGTTTATCTACACTCTTGCAGTGTGAATACTGGAGGAAGGCAAATGATCCAAAGTGTGACAATGAACGATGCGCTCTGTACATGGAACGGTCAAGGTTTCCTCAGTTTGACAAAGGACAGTCCTTGCATCTTATCAGGTGAATGCAAGACCCTGGTGTGTGGCCTCCAGGGCTTTGGCCATGCATGATATACCTCTATTCCTTTGTGGACGGTGGGGTTGGTTTTAGCTTTGTCACACAGGGCCAACTAGCCATATAGCAAGGTGAAGTAAGTGGCTTCAGTTGGGGGACTGTGAGGCAGTTCTCAAAAGCCATGTTCCTCAGAGATGGCTTGCGCAGGAAGGAAGACAAAATGGTGCcctgcttcttctcttccccttccttttctattaggaTGTGGGGATaattttaaagcaataaaaaaagagaaaggggaggacCGGGCACCATTTGCGGGCCCACATCAGGCAGCCCAATgtcaacccttgctaacttggcaaagaggcaccttttaatgtggtgatcctcttttTTAGCagcggggagagtaactggccctttccacccccagcacaatacctccagtgactgttgctggtgtctatcttatgtttctttttagattgtgagccctttgggggacaggaatctatctatctatctatctatctatctatctatctatctatctatctatctatctatctatctatctatctattatttctctgtgtaaaccaccctgagctatttttggaagggaagtatagaaatctaatcaatcaatcaataaaatactgCAAGCTGAGTCCAAGACACATACATGTAATATCCACGGTTTCTACATTCTTAAGTTCAGCAAACCCCATGGTGCAAAACCTGCCCCCAATCATATTTTTCAGTGTATTTGGAAAACATTAATGCACATTTGCAATAATGAATCTGACTTTTTGTCATGGATCCAAACAGCCTGGTTTAATTCTGATATTTGATTCAGAATGAAGAATAGATTTCTCAAGAAAATTCCAGGCAGAAATAGTGTGTTTTGTCTGCAGGTAATGAATTATATAAATATCTGCCCATCCACAAAGATCATAGAAATTATATTTGGGAGGCTCACTCTATAAATTTAGAAGTCAGTAAACATTTGTCATGAGGACTAGTTCTTGTTTGCTCAACATTTTCTTGCCTGCAGTCACACTTTTTTCTTGGAGTTTTGGAATTGGTAGCAGGCTCAACTTGAATATGAGTGGGATTTAGTTGCTTTTTAAGAGGGACAGCAACCGCTTCAGCTGAGGTGAGAGTATGAAGCAATAACACCCCAAAAACAAGGGATCAGGCAACAAAGGTAATTTGAAACAAATGCTTACATCACTCAGAGACTGAAGCCTGAttcattatgctgtatgagtatacaaatatctgtatactcatacatgtgtttgtatgaatgactatacccacattcattttaatagtgaacctggatacagatccTTCAAATGCAcggaacagataggaagtgtatttctgcatctgcattcaacataacatgtgaatgaccttaccaGTGCCTGTGAGCTTTGTACACTCATTGgtcaagtgttgaacataatgtgtgaatagacctTGGGAGGTGCATCCAAATCCATCTGTGGCTCTCTCACAGCTTGGTTCTAAGAGCTAGCCAGTCCTAAGACAGCACTGACCACAAAAAATGGCACCTGCACATTCTCAAACGCCAGTTCCGGCCTGACACTGCCcaagggctgctgggaacaggaaacttcctgttcctaagtaaatgcagccaggcaaacagagagccGGGCGGCATAATGCAAATAGTGTTGCTCTGGTGTGGTGGGGGGTAGcagtggaggggcaggtaagacttgACTTCCTCGGtttaaagtgcctgctcaccCCCCAGCTGAAACAATTCAGCTGGAGCAGCTTGAAGTGTTTTGGCATGTGAAAACAGAGGTGCCAAAACACTTCAAGTTTCTTACCTTGTGGTAATTTTGTGGGTGTAAAAATGATGATATGGATGTGTCCTTCGCCCTTTTGATTTCGAGTGTGTATAGGAAGACAGGCAAGGGAGGGAACCTCCACCCAGCTTCAAATGTTGGTCACACATGTTGGGCAAATGTCGGGCAGCAAAAGAGACCCAACATGCTCTGCCTGACATTTCCAAGTTCATGCGTCACAGAAAGGGCAGAAGTATGGGGAGCACCAGGAGTGATGTTCCCTC encodes:
- the ANO5 gene encoding anoctamin-5; amino-acid sequence: MGQKKEESGSKVHLIVASILLLTLFMSVNTGGRQMIQSVTMNDALCTWNGQGFLSLTKDSPCILSEIRGTLLEYEIRPTMKMYRFQFVSYYSVCFYVAFFKGKCGCCLNAYTYMFGDLRNEEVWNFFE